A section of the Triticum dicoccoides isolate Atlit2015 ecotype Zavitan chromosome 7A, WEW_v2.0, whole genome shotgun sequence genome encodes:
- the LOC119327384 gene encoding uncharacterized protein LOC119327384: MEEQFVPCCNRQVLGAYIEHVQSVVARENKPVGAPIFVTREQLEYEVMIDHGAIRTRIHGPGWQRFLDEYAVRPGDMVYICLTRGDGRFFVEVEMGGIRQTPLPYIALNGLSLVHRELVDQCVYTRGIWLEFPEMRKMIRRAFTPLEDICCIFVHKMTGVDIRGGYMRLPKKAVDLIESKTGHMDNSGSILLHDDTGALVAASFKKANDGRLVIQGGFPKCVGQLELKENDLVVITFHRRGMDYLYIDIDAMLNFGAAHICLLFCVLRHGSDL; encoded by the exons ATGGAAGAACAG TTTGTTCCATGCTGCAACAGGCAAGTGCTCGGCGCATATATTGAACATGTGCAATCCGTTGTGGCCAGAGAGAATAAGCCCGTGGGTGCGCCAATCTTTGTAACCAGAGAACAACTGGAGTATGAAGTCATGATCGATCATGGGGCTATTCGGACCAGGATTCATGGACCTGGCTGGCAGAGGTTTCTTGACGAGTACGCAGTGCGGCCTGGTGACATGGTGTATATATGCCTTACTCGCGGTGATGGAAGATTTTTCGTGGAAGTTGAGATGGGTGGCATAAGGCAAACCCCACTTCCTTATATCG CTCTGAATGGCTTATCCCTTGTGCATCGCGAGCTCGTCGACCAGTGTGTGTACACTAGGGGGATATGGTTGGAATTTCCAGAGATGAGAAAGATGATCAGACGTGCTTTCACCCCCTTGGAAGATATATGTTGCATCTTTGTACACAAGATGACTGGTGTTGACATTAGAGGTGGCTACATG AGGCTTCCGAAGAAGGCTGTTGATCTTATTGAAAGCAAAACGGGCCATATGGATAATTCAGGGAGTATTCTGCTGCATGACGATACAGGAGCCCTTGTAGCGGCTTCATTCAAAAAGGCAAACGATGGCAGACTCGTCATACAAGGAGGTTTTCCGAAGTGTGTCGGTCAGCTTGAACTGAAGGAAAATGATCTTGTTGTCATCACGTTCCACAGGCGTGGCATGGACTATTTATACATAGACATAGATGCCATGTTGAACTTCGGAGCAGCTCATATATGCTTGCTCTTTTGTGTACTTCGTCATGGATCGGATTTGTAG